In the genome of Deltaproteobacteria bacterium, one region contains:
- the rpsC gene encoding 30S ribosomal protein S3, whose protein sequence is MGQKVHPISFRLGINRSWDSKWFANEQYSDFVLEDFNIRKFLKKRVLQAGVSRIEIERAANKVRVRMHVARPGIVIGKKGVEIEKLKSDLEKEIKRDVILDIQEVRKAEVDAQLVAESVAMQLVRRIAFRRAMKKSVTSALRFGAQGIKISCSGRLGGAEMARREWYREGRVPLHTIRADIDYGFAEAHTTYGVIGVKVIIFKGEILPNKNSKI, encoded by the coding sequence TTGGGACAAAAAGTTCATCCGATCAGTTTTAGATTGGGGATCAACAGAAGTTGGGACTCGAAATGGTTCGCCAATGAGCAATACAGCGATTTTGTTCTTGAGGATTTCAATATCAGGAAATTCCTGAAGAAACGTGTTCTCCAGGCCGGCGTTTCAAGAATAGAGATTGAGAGGGCGGCGAATAAGGTCCGTGTGCGGATGCACGTGGCAAGGCCAGGAATTGTGATTGGCAAAAAGGGCGTGGAGATCGAAAAACTCAAGTCTGATTTGGAAAAGGAGATCAAGCGGGATGTGATCCTTGACATTCAGGAGGTGAGGAAAGCCGAGGTCGACGCCCAACTGGTTGCTGAAAGTGTTGCCATGCAGTTGGTACGGCGGATTGCCTTTCGACGGGCCATGAAGAAGAGCGTTACCTCTGCACTGAGATTCGGCGCACAGGGCATAAAGATTTCGTGCAGCGGCAGACTGGGTGGCGCTGAAATGGCACGACGGGAATGGTATAGAGAAGGACGGGTACCGCTCCACACGATCCGGGCCGATATTGATTACGGATTTGCAGAGGCCCACACGACATACGGGGTCATCGGTGTAAAAGTGATCATCTTTAAGGGTGAAATATTACCGAACAAGAATAGTAAGATTTAG
- the rplV gene encoding 50S ribosomal protein L22 produces MEIRAAARFVRISPRKVRLVMGQVKGKKAEEALNALAFAPQRGAGIVKKLIHSAVANAQENAGLDVDSLYIAKIYADEGPTLKRWRPRAQGRATRIRKRTSHLTVVLDEK; encoded by the coding sequence ATGGAAATAAGGGCAGCGGCAAGATTTGTCAGGATTTCGCCCCGCAAGGTTCGGCTCGTCATGGGGCAGGTCAAGGGGAAGAAGGCGGAAGAGGCGCTGAATGCGCTTGCTTTTGCACCTCAACGGGGTGCGGGAATCGTAAAGAAATTGATCCATTCGGCAGTAGCGAATGCCCAGGAAAACGCCGGCTTGGATGTGGACTCGCTTTATATCGCAAAGATATACGCTGATGAAGGTCCGACTTTGAAACGATGGCGGCCGCGGGCCCAGGGCCGCGCAACCAGAATACGGAAAAGAACCAGCCATCTGACGGTTGTTCTGGACGAGAAATAG
- the rpsS gene encoding 30S ribosomal protein S19: MPRSIKKGPFVDDHLLKKVETASDTGRRQIIKTWSRRSTILPDFVGLTFAVHNGKKFLPVFVSEDMVGHKLGEFSPTRTFYGHAGDKKSKLKGKQK; this comes from the coding sequence TTGCCGAGATCTATTAAAAAGGGACCGTTTGTGGATGACCACCTACTTAAGAAGGTAGAAACGGCAAGTGATACGGGCAGGCGGCAGATCATAAAGACGTGGTCTCGCAGATCCACGATCCTTCCCGATTTTGTCGGGCTTACGTTTGCCGTTCACAACGGCAAGAAGTTTCTGCCGGTGTTTGTCTCGGAGGACATGGTCGGCCACAAATTGGGTGAATTTTCTCCTACAAGGACCTTCTATGGGCATGCAGGAGATAAAAAATCGAAGTTGAAAGGGAAGCAGAAATAA
- the rplB gene encoding 50S ribosomal protein L2 yields MGIKPHKPTSPGRRFQTSSEFEEITKQKPEKSLLRPLLNRGGRNSNGRISVRHRGGGHKRAYRLIDFKRDKDGIPAIVASIEYDPNRSANIALLHYVDGEKRYILAPNRIQTGDRVLSGKGAEIRNGNTLPLRDIPLGTHIHNIELSIGHGGQLARSAGSYCQLMAKEGKYAQVKLPSGEVRMVLQDCRATIGQVGNLDHENISIGKAGRNRWLRKRPRVRGVAMNPVDHPHGGGEGKSSGGRHPVTPWGVPTKGYRTRIRKESDRLIVKRRTK; encoded by the coding sequence ATGGGCATCAAACCTCACAAACCGACCTCGCCGGGAAGAAGATTTCAGACCTCTTCCGAGTTTGAGGAGATCACAAAACAGAAGCCCGAAAAGAGCCTTCTCAGGCCGTTGCTGAATAGGGGCGGCAGGAATTCGAACGGCCGCATCAGCGTTCGGCACAGGGGTGGAGGGCATAAGCGCGCGTACCGGCTGATAGATTTTAAGCGGGACAAAGACGGGATACCGGCAATAGTGGCATCTATCGAGTACGATCCGAACCGGTCTGCCAATATCGCCCTCCTCCACTATGTGGACGGAGAAAAGCGGTACATCCTGGCCCCTAACCGGATTCAGACGGGGGACCGGGTCCTGTCCGGAAAGGGTGCGGAAATCAGAAACGGCAATACCCTTCCCCTCCGGGATATCCCCCTGGGGACACATATCCACAATATCGAACTGAGCATCGGACATGGCGGTCAACTGGCGAGAAGCGCAGGGAGTTATTGCCAGTTAATGGCCAAGGAGGGGAAATATGCGCAGGTTAAGCTTCCCTCCGGAGAAGTTCGGATGGTGTTGCAGGATTGCAGGGCGACGATCGGGCAGGTAGGCAACCTGGACCATGAAAACATATCTATCGGCAAGGCAGGCAGGAATCGGTGGTTGAGAAAACGGCCTCGCGTGAGGGGCGTTGCCATGAATCCGGTGGATCATCCCCATGGGGGCGGCGAAGGAAAATCCTCCGGCGGAAGGCATCCTGTGACGCCGTGGGGGGTTCCGACCAAGGGGTACAGGACCCGGATCAGAAAAGAGAGTGACCGGCTTATTGTCAAACGCCGAACCAAATAG
- a CDS encoding 50S ribosomal protein L23, translating into MDIYQVIKEPHITEKANLQKSDTNQITFNVHRGANKIEIRQAVEILLKTKVLDVRTMNVRGKRRRMGKTTGRRPHWKKAIVKLAPGQNIEFFEGM; encoded by the coding sequence GTGGATATCTATCAAGTCATCAAAGAGCCGCACATTACCGAAAAGGCCAATCTACAGAAAAGCGACACCAATCAGATCACCTTCAATGTGCACAGGGGCGCCAATAAGATAGAAATCAGGCAGGCTGTGGAGATCCTCCTCAAGACCAAGGTCCTGGATGTCAGGACAATGAATGTAAGGGGAAAACGCCGACGAATGGGAAAGACGACGGGGAGGCGACCCCACTGGAAAAAGGCGATCGTGAAACTGGCGCCCGGTCAAAACATAGAATTCTTTGAGGGGATGTAA